From the Nodularia sp. NIES-3585 genome, one window contains:
- a CDS encoding GNAT family N-acetyltransferase, whose amino-acid sequence MVEKIKPRYSSLWINKIAEVPQDAWDALAMPLKTPFLEWDWLNNLEISQSATAKTGWLPNHLTLWRDRTLIAVAPLYLKGHSYGEFVFDHQWAELADRIGVQYYPKLLGMTPFTPAEGYRFLIAPGEDEDEITAMMVHEIDSFCTRHKISGCHFLYVDPQWRAVLERQGFTTWLHHSYIWENVEFKNFDDYLKLFNANQRRNIKRERKAVEKVGLRLQAVTGDAIPQSLFPLMYDFYADTCDKFGWWGSKYLTKQFFEQLHTNYRHRVVFFPAYDQQDESQPVGMSFCLFKGDRLYGRYWGSFQDIDCLHFDACYYTPIEWAIAHNIQSFDPGAGGRHKKRRGFPAMPNYSLHRFYNSRLDKILRPYIREVNQLEQQEMEAINQDLPFSNRDD is encoded by the coding sequence ATGGTGGAAAAAATCAAGCCTCGCTACTCTAGCCTTTGGATTAACAAAATCGCGGAAGTACCCCAAGATGCCTGGGATGCTTTAGCAATGCCACTAAAAACGCCGTTTTTAGAATGGGATTGGCTGAATAATTTAGAAATTTCCCAGAGTGCTACTGCTAAAACCGGCTGGTTACCCAATCATTTAACACTTTGGCGAGACAGGACTTTGATTGCTGTTGCGCCACTTTACCTCAAAGGTCATAGTTATGGCGAATTTGTCTTTGATCACCAATGGGCAGAATTAGCTGATCGCATTGGAGTGCAGTATTATCCTAAATTGCTGGGAATGACTCCATTTACCCCAGCTGAAGGTTATCGGTTTTTAATCGCCCCAGGGGAAGATGAGGATGAAATCACAGCCATGATGGTGCATGAAATCGATTCTTTCTGCACTAGGCATAAGATTTCTGGGTGTCATTTTTTATATGTCGATCCCCAATGGCGGGCTGTGTTGGAACGGCAAGGTTTTACAACTTGGTTACACCATAGCTACATTTGGGAAAATGTGGAGTTTAAAAATTTTGATGATTACTTAAAATTATTCAATGCCAATCAGCGCCGCAATATTAAGCGAGAACGCAAAGCTGTGGAAAAGGTGGGTTTACGACTACAAGCAGTGACTGGTGATGCAATTCCTCAGTCTTTATTTCCTTTGATGTACGATTTCTATGCTGATACTTGTGATAAGTTCGGCTGGTGGGGTAGTAAATATCTGACAAAGCAGTTTTTTGAGCAGCTACACACCAATTATCGCCATCGAGTGGTGTTTTTCCCGGCGTATGATCAGCAAGATGAAAGCCAACCTGTGGGGATGTCCTTTTGTTTATTTAAAGGCGATCGCTTATATGGACGTTATTGGGGTAGTTTTCAAGATATAGATTGCTTACACTTTGATGCTTGTTACTATACACCGATTGAATGGGCGATCGCTCACAATATTCAAAGCTTCGATCCCGGTGCTGGCGGACGACACAAAAAACGCCGGGGTTTTCCCGCTATGCCTAATTACAGTTTGCACCGCTTTTATAATAGTCGTTTAGACAAAATTCTTCGCCCTTATATTCGGGAAGTCAATCAATTAGAACAGCAGGAGATGGAAGCGATTAATCAGGATTTGCCATTTAGTAACCGCGATGATTAG
- a CDS encoding tetratricopeptide repeat protein, with product MYKQHKIRQCLGWFYPVINWRQPHLGILCAASTFLVLAAPTMMELPGNQLLAQKSVSQDLAAASLYQQGVTRYQRHDFQGAESAFRLALQRDSNLAMARNYLGNILLMQNRLDVAVQEYGEAVRINPNLGEAYYNLGLALHRQGQKEAAITAYRQALVIDSTRSDTQYNLGLALYELGQNESAIAAYEEAINLDSSNAKAYFNLAIAQQKQGQIEPAIASYQQALELDPQNARAYNNMASLMAIQGQTSEAIAVYRQGIRLNRQNPEAYYNLGVILYNQGELHLANRLLKRAHTAYQEQGNLEESQKIEQLMQQIAQVIEQQSPATQTATSAENSTPTGNGVVEIIPGDVPVYVDK from the coding sequence ATGTATAAACAGCATAAAATTCGTCAGTGCTTGGGCTGGTTTTACCCGGTGATCAATTGGCGGCAGCCACATCTAGGAATTCTCTGTGCTGCATCTACATTTTTGGTGTTGGCTGCACCGACAATGATGGAATTACCAGGAAACCAGCTGCTGGCACAAAAATCAGTTTCTCAGGATTTGGCAGCAGCTAGCCTTTACCAGCAAGGAGTCACCCGCTATCAGCGTCATGATTTCCAGGGTGCAGAATCGGCCTTTCGTCTAGCCTTACAGCGAGACTCTAACCTTGCCATGGCACGGAATTATCTAGGTAATATTCTGCTGATGCAAAATCGCCTGGATGTAGCAGTCCAAGAATATGGCGAGGCGGTAAGAATTAATCCTAATCTGGGTGAAGCTTACTATAATTTGGGTTTAGCATTGCACAGACAAGGACAAAAAGAAGCCGCAATTACTGCTTATAGACAAGCTTTGGTAATCGACTCTACAAGATCAGATACCCAGTATAATTTGGGATTAGCGCTGTACGAATTAGGACAAAATGAGTCAGCGATCGCTGCATACGAAGAAGCGATTAATTTAGATAGCAGCAATGCCAAGGCTTATTTTAACTTAGCGATCGCCCAACAAAAACAAGGACAAATCGAGCCAGCGATCGCTTCCTATCAGCAAGCTCTAGAACTTGATCCTCAAAATGCCAGAGCTTACAATAACATGGCAAGTCTGATGGCAATTCAAGGTCAAACCTCAGAAGCTATTGCTGTTTATCGCCAAGGTATTCGCCTCAATCGTCAGAATCCTGAAGCTTACTATAACTTGGGAGTTATTTTATACAATCAGGGTGAACTCCATTTAGCCAACAGATTGTTGAAACGCGCCCACACAGCATACCAGGAACAAGGCAACCTTGAGGAATCCCAAAAAATTGAGCAATTAATGCAGCAAATTGCCCAAGTGATCGAACAACAGAGTCCAGCCACTCAAACAGCTACTTCCGCCGAAAATTCCACTCCTACAGGTAATGGAGTCGTTGAGATAATTCCTGGCGACGTGCCAGTTTATGTTGATAAATAG
- a CDS encoding RibD family protein gives MMQLRPHTTVVLAMSADGKIADFKRSPARFGSGADKAHLEKQIAASDAVLLGAGTLRAYGTTLTVSQPILLQHRIKEGKPAQPVHIVITQSADLNPEIKFFQQPIERWLLTTTMGERSWQRREQTLDSTGLKPAQEFRGKFDQIIVFDTPTGKVDTSAALQHLASLHITRLAVLGGGELVASMLQSDLIDELWLTVCPLILGGASAPTPVEGVGFLSQLAPKLELLEVHQVEQEVFLHYRLQR, from the coding sequence ATGATGCAACTTCGTCCTCATACCACAGTAGTTTTAGCAATGAGTGCAGATGGCAAGATAGCGGATTTTAAGCGATCGCCTGCTCGCTTTGGCTCAGGGGCTGATAAAGCGCACCTGGAAAAACAAATTGCTGCCTCCGATGCCGTTTTACTAGGTGCTGGTACTCTTCGTGCTTACGGTACAACACTTACCGTATCACAACCAATTTTGCTGCAACATCGAATCAAAGAGGGTAAGCCCGCCCAGCCGGTTCATATAGTCATTACACAATCTGCTGACCTGAATCCGGAAATTAAGTTTTTTCAACAGCCTATAGAACGCTGGTTGCTGACAACAACAATGGGGGAACGTTCTTGGCAAAGACGAGAACAGACACTTGATTCCACGGGTTTAAAACCAGCACAGGAGTTTCGGGGCAAATTTGATCAGATTATAGTTTTTGACACACCAACGGGAAAGGTTGACACGTCTGCTGCTTTGCAACACCTGGCATCTCTACATATAACACGGTTAGCGGTATTGGGAGGCGGTGAATTAGTAGCTTCTATGCTGCAATCAGATTTAATTGATGAACTCTGGCTAACAGTCTGTCCATTAATTTTAGGCGGTGCATCAGCACCAACACCAGTAGAAGGTGTCGGCTTTTTATCTCAATTAGCTCCCAAACTAGAACTTTTAGAAGTTCATCAAGTTGAGCAAGAGGTGTTTCTCCACTATCGGCTGCAACGATGA